Below is a window of Clostridium sp. JN-1 DNA.
ATAAATCATGTAAAATCTTTAGGAGCAAATAGTGTAAAATGCTGTACTCTTTTAGATAAACCTACTAGGCGAAGAGTAGACATCAAGCCAGACTTTTTCTGCTTCAAAATTCCAGATGTATTCGTAGCTGGTTACGGATTAAACTACGGCGATTATTATAGAAACATACCTTACGTATTTAACTTTGAAGAAAAATAAATTCTACATAGTAAAAATATTTCATCGCACTATTTTTGATTTGAGATGACAAAAGACATAAAAACATAAGACAAAGAACAAAGGCAGAGGACAGAGGACATAGGACAGTGAAGGTAAGTTTTCTTCCTTACGTCATAAAACTAATTTATTTTTAGGTTCGTTTTGCTAATGCAAAACATCACTTAAGCAGGCATCTAAAATCTACGATTTTTAGATGCCTGCTTACTTAGGAGAGTATCTTTAAGGAACAAAAGAATATGGGTTTCTTTAATTAAATTTTTGATAACTCGTTTCGCTAAGGCGAAACATTTCTAACTTATATAAATTTAAAGATTTTTTTGCGTTAGCAAAAAATCAACCTTCTCTGTCCTCTGTCTTCTGTCCTCTGTTTTTTTGTCTTACTTTTGATTTTGAAGTTTAAAGCCTGCATTATCCAAGCCTAAGTTTATGGAGGTTTCTGGAACTTTACCAACTATTATTGTTTCTGAAATTGGCACTTCATTTTTGATACTGATATTTTTGCTATTAGGTGGTACTATAATTCTCATATTTGTATTAACTTGTACATATATTTTATGTCTTGTTTGATTTATTCCAGCACTTTCAAAGTTAGAAATATACTTGGTTTCTATATAGCCTACAGGCTGCATCTTTACAGTTATATTAGGTCCCCAAAAAGCAAGCAAATTATTCTTTAATATATAACCTAATGGTATCTTTATTCCAGTTTCTCCTATACTTCTCAATTGTTTTTGAGACTGAATTGCTACATCACAAGCTATTTTACTCATCTTTAAAGTATCTGCCTTCATCATAACTACGCTGCCTTCACTATCTTTATCTATATGTATAATATCATCGTAGTTAAATTCTTTAGAATACTCATTTAATATGACTGAATTTATTGTCTCTGTAACTTGAGCTCTAACTTCTGCTTCGGACGCTGTAATAATAGCTGGAGTTATTAAAAAGTTGATTATATATATATTAATCATAATTAAAGAAAATATTAGTACTGCTAAAAAATATATTTTTATCTTTTTATCGATTCTAAATTTTCTTTTTATATTTTTCACTTCCTTAAATTTAAATATTTTATACTTTCTAATCCATAAATAGTGTTAGTGCAGTATTAATGATGGTTATTTCATTAATACTTTAATTTGTGATATAATAATTAAAATTAACTATTTTACATAAACAAGGAGGACAATTATGGGCAAGAAGCGTAAAAAAGCTAAAGCTAAAACTCGCTTTAAGGCTTTAAAAACCACGCTGATTACTATTTTAAGTTTATTTATATTAGGAGCAGTAACCTTTGCAGGAGTAGCTTTTGCAGCAATAAAAAGTGCCCCTCCTTTAAATGTTAACCAACTCTTAACTTTAGATGAACCTTCAGCTTTATACGATGACCAAAATCAATTTATGGATGTCGTAGTTACTGATAAACAAAGAAAAGTTATCCATTATAAAGATATGCCTCAAAATCTAAGAAATGCCTTCATTAGTATAGAAGATGAAAGATTTTATAAACATAAGGGTATAGACGTAAAAAGAATAGTTGGTGTTGCATTTATAGATGTAAAAAATAAGTTGACAAGGCAATCTGGTTTACAAGGTGCTTCAACTATAACTCAACAGCTTGTAAAAAATACCTTATTATCTTCTGAAGTTTCCTTTAAGCGGAAGATTCAAGAAATGTATCTTTCAGTAAAGCTTGAAAAATACTTGTCAAAGGATCAAATACTAGAAGCGTATATGAACACAATATATCTTGGAGGAAGGGCAATGGGAGTTGAAGCTGCCTCAGAGCAGTATTTTGATAAAAGTGCTAAAGACTTGAACTTAATTGAATGTGCATACATAGCTGGAATTCCGCAAAGTCCATCAGTATACTATGCTTTTTCTTCTACTTCTAAAAAAGATCCATCTATATACTTGAACAGAACTCGAACTGTATTAAAGAAAATGTACGAAAATGGATACATAACAGCACAAGCTTATAATAACGCTTTAACGGACTTATCCAATAATAAATTAGTTTTTAAGCCTCAAAATTCTAATGACGGCAAACTCAATTATGAATACTTTACACTGCCTGCTGTAGATCAAGTAAAAAAGGCATTAGAA
It encodes the following:
- the yunB gene encoding sporulation protein YunB, whose protein sequence is MKNIKRKFRIDKKIKIYFLAVLIFSLIMINIYIINFLITPAIITASEAEVRAQVTETINSVILNEYSKEFNYDDIIHIDKDSEGSVVMMKADTLKMSKIACDVAIQSQKQLRSIGETGIKIPLGYILKNNLLAFWGPNITVKMQPVGYIETKYISNFESAGINQTRHKIYVQVNTNMRIIVPPNSKNISIKNEVPISETIIVGKVPETSINLGLDNAGFKLQNQK